The following nucleotide sequence is from Thermanaerothrix sp..
CAACGATAGAGATACAAATCCTACATGTTGCTTGCCGCAAAAACCCCAAGCACCACCGCCCCCATGCCCGCCAGGTTCTGCATAATCAGGTTGGCAAAGCCGGTGAGCCAATGGGAGGTGCGAACCAAGTTCAAAGTGTCCACCATGAACGTCGAAAAGGTGGTGAAGGCGCCGATGAAGCCCACCAGCACCGCGTTTCTCACCGCCGGGGACAAGTTCATGCGGCTGGAGAAGAGGGACACCAAAAAGCCCGCCAGAAGACAGCCCACCACGTTGACCGCAAAGGTGCCCCAGGGGAAGGACCCGCCGTTAAGACGCTGGACGGCGGAAGCCAAGTAGTACCTGCACAGCGCCCCAACCCCTCCTGCCATCATCAAATAAAGGATCTCCCTGCGCATGAATCAATACCTCCGGAATCTTCTTACCTTGCATCCCTAAGGGGGATTATACCACAAACCCCTACACACACCCCTAAATATTCAAAAAACCTACGACTCTAAAGGGCCTCCTCCTCCATGAAGCGCAGCGCCTCGGCGACGCCCGCAAGGGTATCCAGAGAGGTAAGGCACAACACCCCCCGCTCCGCGGCCCGGCGCCTCAGCGCAAACCCGTAACCGCTCCCCCAGTCGGGGCTTGTGGTGTTAACCACCATCTTAACGGAGCTTCCCACCATATAAAGGGCCTCGTCGGGGGACACCGTCTTGCATGGCAAACCGTTGGCGGACAGGAACCGGCCGGTGCCATCGGTGGCCCATATCCCGCACCCCAGCCCGGAAAGCTCCCTCAGCGCCCCAAGGGCAAGGGCCCTGCTGGAAGTGCCCAGGGAAACCAGCACCCCAAAGGGGGCCTCCAGGGGATGCCCGGCACTCCTAAAGCCCTTAAGAAGGGCCTCCTCAAAGGTCTCACCGAAGGCCATCACCTCCCCGGTGGACCTCATGTTGGGACCTAAAGCCGCCTCCGCCCCGTCGATCTTCCCCATGGAGAACACCGGCACCTTAACCGCCCACCGGGAAGGCGCCTTACCAAGGCCATAGGGAAGTCCAAGGTCCGAAAGGGCCTCCCCCAGGGCCAGCCTAACCGCCATGTCCGCCATTGGAACCCCGGTGACCTTGCTCACGAACGGCACGGTCCTGCTGGACCTCAAGTTAGCCTCCAACACCCACACCCTGTCTCCTTCCGCCACGAACTGGACGTTGAAGATGCCTCTTACATTAAGGCTCCTACCCAAGAGCCCCGCCACCTCCACCATGGCCTCAACCGCCGCGGCCGAAAGCCGCCTATGGGGCACCGCCGCCACGCTGTCGCCCGAGTGGACCCCCGGTCCCTCCAAGTGTTCCATCACGCAGGGGACAAAAACCCCCTTCCCGTCGCAAAGCACGTCCGCCTCCGCCTCTATGCCCCCAAGGAACTGGTCCATCAAAAGGGGGCCCGTGAAATCCCACCGATCCCCCAGGTACCCCTCAAGCTGCTCCATGGAGCAAACCACTTCCATGCCAAGGCCACCAAGCACGTAAGAGGGACGCACCACCAGCGGGAACCCCATCTTAAGGGCCCCCTTGACCGCCTCCTCCTTCGACCAGGCCGTAATCCCCTCCGGATGGGCGATGCCAAGAATGTCAAGGTGCCGATAGAACTTCTCCCGGTCCTCGGAGATCTCCACCGCCCAGGGCTCAACCCCCAACACCGGAACATCGAGCTCCGCCAGCTTCACCGCAAGGCTCAACCCCCGCTGACCCCCGAACTGAGGAAGCACTCCAAGCAGCGACACGTGGCGCATCACGTCCAGCACCACCTCCGCCTCAATGGGCTCGAAGCACAGAAGGTCCGCCTCATCGTGATCGGTGCTCACCGTCTCGGGGTTGTTGTTCACCATCACCGCCTTGAGCCCCATACGCCTCAGCTGCCTCAAGGCCCTAACGGAGCAGCAGTCGAACTCTATGCCCTGGCCGATCCGAACGGGCCCGGCTCCAAGCACCAAAACCCCCTTCCCCTCCAGGGCATTCCGCATCTCCT
It contains:
- the crcB gene encoding fluoride efflux transporter CrcB is translated as MAGGVGALCRYYLASAVQRLNGGSFPWGTFAVNVVGCLLAGFLVSLFSSRMNLSPAVRNAVLVGFIGAFTTFSTFMVDTLNLVRTSHWLTGFANLIMQNLAGMGAVVLGVFAASNM